A portion of the Cryptomeria japonica chromosome 5, Sugi_1.0, whole genome shotgun sequence genome contains these proteins:
- the LOC131067635 gene encoding uncharacterized protein LOC131067635, producing MLRTRDLSPYDDSVKKIHRAATDLRELLDVQASIGGRRFESHANHHSSKRKLVTQKVGIDSKDYVKPVLKRKHVSVDERTVVEDIMSYMNRASKKQNLPTASVDKSAAVRLPSHRRILRVSGSGDSSKKLLISRNLRPSSRGREVEEDAHNNGFHITSKARDLIEEYDEHLPGKSLHLHSKFTSDTESLLSGRGYKNESIDWPQKTAQPRLSVEKLEARPLLQKRMIVNQDLKDKYDGIVRHESYGLRSDVSCEESQDAVLGDELAGLIFMCNDQQRVNCFKYKVFGMPKAKLRLLDHVKPGTKLFLFEYESRQLWGIFEAASYPGIELENDAFRGSEVDFPLQVRFSIYKLCDPLTEKQFKEAIKENYFSMRKFHWDLNAEQVSKLAQLFLSNLPPVSREALHITKAVLPPSVSRATLHAFSFQEQESLPDSIYDKASLEERAIVGQTRREILCGDNSLRKLTASATSKLGQKDYRLRNLSEDLEFEDVDGGSSTTSGRYMSVREHVLKDLTKLKRGHLKDLNKFNDDWLNHKVDVSGEEGRNDYCRNELDAEHFKDNPSYGLVGYPHNDVLQGPVDAAYLGLNEKGSFGRSFDSVPAFSTKGADPLKNSLQESNGRSVKHVYHAARDLDNIVYPSLAMSVKGHSAESVRGTHIDLVNARYNDRIALENEMEQFNDLGKQLEPSGSSYHDALSSVSLGMLDKNYLDAERPLISQKSLLTSKSNKEVHRVATPKYESQKFQQLSCHDATGDMTVVKRNFSAMANDSMDCLSTRVVDSLGKIRVTAKNDSPLIESVHDNGRIHRLDGDERSQFKENLLVSASNLEIKPSVRKTAVSPKSINNATLSNSLLKAEATGTNQQKKLTVWSRLSAPVSTTYNTMRSRSLSLEDKTMRSRSLSLEEVKHTDEILSEQDYETDTTREEDYYSPNEFEDIDTPKEEFVIDFKRRKNIHGSEQHTKSEVGTDEVSKDTSRENNMQNEFDAQKKRRRLIRPVFSPSNAKGTLASNALDEKQQNASVTTVKVDGTDPKK from the exons ATGTTGAGAACTCGGGATCTCTCCCCCTATGACGATTCTGTGAAGAAAATCCACCGTGCTGCTACAGATCTGCGCGAGTTACTGGATGTGCAGGCTTCAATTGGCGGAAGGAGGTTTGAATCCCATGCAAATCATCATTCAAGTAAAAGGAAATTGGTTACTCAGAAGGTAGGGATAGACAGCAAGGATTATGTCAAGCCTGTCTTGAAGAGAAAGCATGTATCAGTCGATGAGAGAACGGTGGTAGAGGATATTATGTCCTACATGAACCGTGCATCAAAGAAGCAGAACTTACCCACAGCTTCTGTAGACAAAAGTGCTGCTGTTCGATTGCCATCACATCGGAGAATTTTGAGAGTCTCAGGATCTGGAGATTCAAGCAAAAAACTTTTAATTTCCAGGAATCTAAGACCGAGTTCTCGTGGAAGAGAAGTTGAGGAGGATGCGCACAATAATGGCTTTCATATCACTTCAAAAGCTAGGGATTTAATTGAAGAGTACGATGAACATTTACCTGGTAAGAGTTTGCACCTCCATTCAAAATTTACTTCTGATACCGAAAGCCTCTTAAGTGGTAGAGGGTATAAGAACGAGTCTATTGATTGGCCACAGAAAACTGCTCAACCCCGGTTGTCTGTTGAAAAGTTGGAAGCAAGGCCACTTTTACAAAAAAGAATGATTGTCAATCAGGACTTGAAGGACAAATATGATGGTATTGTTAGGCATGAAAGCTATGGTTTAAGATCTGATGTTTCTTGTGAAGAGTCTCAAGATGCTGTTCTTGGAGATGAGTTGGCAGGGCTCATTTTCATGTGTAACGATCAACAGAGGGTTAATTGTTTTAAGTACAAGGTGTTTGGTATGCCCAAAGCAAAGTTGAGACTTTTAGACCATGTAAAGCCAGGTACTAAGTTGTTTCTCTTTGAGTATGAATCTAGACAGCTTTGGGGCATATTTGAGGCTGCTTCTTATCCTGGAATTGAGCTTGAGAATGATGCCTTTAGAGGATCTGAAGTTGACTTCCCCTTACAG GTCAGATTTTCTATCTACAAACTGTGTGATCCACTTACGGAGAAGCAATTCAAGGAAGCTATTAAAGAAAACTACTTCTCTATGAGAAAATTTCATTGGGATTTGAATGCAGAACAG GTATCTAAGTTGGCTCAATTATTTCTCTCGAATTTACCCCCTGTCTCAAGGGAAGCTTTACATATCACTAAAGCTGTTCTACCACCCTCTGTTTCAAGGGCAACTTTGCATGCCTTTAGTTTTCAAGAACAAGAAAGTTTACCTGACAGCATATATGACAAGGCTTCCCTTGAGGAAAGGGCCATTGTGGGACAAACTAGAAGAGAAATTTTATGTGGAGATAATAGCCTTAGAAAGTTAACTGCTTCAGCAACCTCTAAGCTTGGGCAAAAAGATTATAGATTAAGAAATTTATCTGAAGACTTGGAATTTGAGGATGTTGATGGAGGATCATCTACAACAAGTGGACGCTATATGAGTGTCAGAGAGCATGTGTTGAAAGATCTAACAAAATTGAAGAGGGGGCATTTGAAAGATTTAAACAAATTCAACGATGACTGGCTTAATCATAAGGTAGATGTCAGCGGTGAAGAAGGAAGGAATGACTACTGCCGCAATGAACTAGATGCAGAGCATTTTAAAGACAACCCATCCTATGGTTTGGTAGGTTATCCCCATAATGATGTTCTGCAAGGCCCTGTGGATGCTGCATATTTGGGTTTGAATGAAAAGGGTTCATTTGGAAGAAGTTTTGATTCAGTACCAGCATTCTCTACGAAGGGTGCAGATCCATTAAAAAATAGTCTCCAAGAAAGCAATGGAAGAAGTGTAAAACATGTTTATCATGCAGCAAGAGATTTGGACAATATTGTATATCCAAGTTTGGCTATGTCAGTTAAGGGGCACTCTGCAGAGAGTGTAAGAGGTACGCATATTGATCTTGTAAATGCTCGTTATAATGATCGAATTGCTTTGGAAAATGAAATGGAACAGTTCAATGACCTTGGGAAACAGTTAGAACCCAGTGGATCCAGCTATCATGATGCTCTATCATCTGTCAGTCTGGGTATGTTGGACAAGAATTACCTTGATGCAGAGAGACCACTAATTAGCCAGAAAAGCTTGTTGACATCTAAATCTAATAAAGAAGTCCATCGAGTGGCTACTCCAAAGTATGAATCTCAGAAGTTTCAGCAGTTAAGTTGTCATGATGCAACTGGTGATATGACTGTAGTTAAAAGGAATTTCTCTGCCATGGCTAATGATAGTATGGATTGTTTGTCGACCAGGGTCGTTGACAGCTTGGGGAAAATAAGAGTTACAGCAAAGAATGATTCCCCACTGATAGAATCAGTGCATGACAATGGAAGAATACATAGATTAGATGGGGATGAGAGGAGTCAATTTAAGGAGAATCTTCTTGTTTCAGCTTCTAACTTGGAAATCAAGCCTTCTGTAAGAAAAACTGCAGTGTCTCCAAAAAGCATAAATAACGCAACTCTTTCAAACTCATTGTTAAAAGCAGAAGCCACTGGAACTAATCAACAGAAGAAACTTACTGTATGGTCTCGCTTGTCTGCACCAGTTTCAACTACATACAATACCATGAGATCCAGAAGCTTAAGCTTAGAAGACAAGACCATGAGATCCAGAAGCTTGAGCTTAGAAGAAGTGAAGCATACTGATGAAATTCTTTCAGAACAAGATTATGAGACAGACACTACTAGAGAAGAGGATTACTATAGTCCTAATGAATTTGAAGATATTGACACACCCAAAGAAGAATTTGTTATTGATTTCAAGCGAAGAAAAAACATTCATGGATCTGAACAACATACAAAGTCAGAAGTGGGAACAGATGAAGTGTCAAAAGACACCTCACGGGAAAAtaacatgcaaaatgaatttgatgcTCAGAAAAAGAGGAGGCGTCTAATCCGTCCTGTTTTTTCTCCCAGTAATGCTAAAGGCACGTTGGCTTCTAATGCACTGGATGAGAAGCAACAAAATGCTTCTGTAACCACCGTGAAAGTAGATGGTACTGATCCTAAGAAATAG